The following proteins are encoded in a genomic region of Musa acuminata AAA Group cultivar baxijiao chromosome BXJ2-11, Cavendish_Baxijiao_AAA, whole genome shotgun sequence:
- the LOC135626363 gene encoding uncharacterized protein LOC135626363 isoform X1, with protein MAGGVLAKSCFFTILLGLHTVCSSGTLVGFSYDAREESTAPWSTKGALFKILVANKGDYISMHLCVNQFEEKKLLKLKVTASSWLKTHILGALPKLNIDSIMVSISGHHSLLSTLASINASRKTFGVESSMRISVMFSLSNLKTLHRTHPKTLHRLMHILKNLESPIVVEALVDGEQSSGEDFVQSTIERAFSACTDLAYLDVPIILIVRSSVTPSEVEIGKFFDTVMKIFKNDSVRRRIVGLFIGISHLRQHGQKTLDWQEQLFPPLHRELLNHGRELVTAPKVTLHDTLNPITNPFTSPITIPSTNPTPAVVTVPSTNPITVFPTNPTMSPVTIPPMNPVSTPITVPATNPFLTPATTPVVPVTNPTTTPVTYPMNPPMTNPVSTYPFTPPVSTPSITPPVTVPSTVPITPAVTGQTWCVAKTGTTDAALQLALDYACGIGGADCTAIQSTGSCFNPDSLQAHASYAFNSYYQKNPVGTSCDFGGTAMLVTVNPSSATCIYPSSSSSSSSSIPSYNPASSSSGSTPGSGSGSSVLNANNPAGSNSVFGSNNPTGTVSSALCLTVTWTFLLVLLTVTCISHTIV; from the exons ATGGCTGGAGGTGTTTTAGCTAAGAGCTGCTTCTTCACCATCCTTCTTGGACTCCACACTGTTTGCTCTTCAG GAACCTTGGTGGGGTTCTCCTATGATGCAAGGGAAGAGAGCACTGCCCCTTGGTCGACCAAAGGGGCACTGTTTAAGATACTCGTGGCAAACAAGGGAGACTACATCTCCATGCATCTTTGTGTAAACCAATTCGAAGAGAAGAAACTACTCAAATTGAAAGTCACAGCAAGCTCATGGCTTAAAACTCATATCTTAGGGGCTCTCCCAAAGCTGAACATCGATAGCATTATGGTAAGCATCAGTGGACACCATTCACTCCTTTCCACCTTGGCCTCAATCAATGCTTCTCGCAAGACCTTTGGTGTTGAGAGTAGTATGAGGATCTCAGTCATGTTCTCCCTCTCAAACCTCAAGACCTTGCACAGGACACATCCTAAGACCCTTCACAGGCTGATGCATATTTTGAAGAATTTGGAGTCTCCTATAGTAGTAGAAGCTCTCGTAGATGGAGAGCAGAGCTCAGGAGAGGACTTTGTTCAATCGACTATCGAGAGGGCTTTCTCTGCTTGCACTGATTTGGCTTACCTTGATGTCCCTATCATTCTAATTGTGAGAAGCTCTGTAACCCCTAGTGAAGTTGAAATAGGTAAATTTTTTGATACAgtgatgaagatcttcaagaatGATTCTGTGCGAAGAAGGATTGTCGGGCTATTCATTGGCATATCGCATCTTAGGCAACATGGACAGAAGACATTAGATTGGCAAGAGCAACTGTTCCCTCCCTTGCATAGAGAACTCCTGAACCATGGCCGAGAACTTGTCACTGCACCCAAAGTGACACTCCATGATACCTTAAATCCCATAACAAATCCTTTCACATCACCGATTACAATCCCTTCCACAAACCCAACACCTGCAGTAGTCACTGTACCTTCCACCAATCCGATCACAGTTTTCCCCACAAATCCAACCATGTCACCGGTCACCATTCCACCTATGAATCCAGTAAGCACACCAATCACAGTCCCTGCAACAAATCCTTTCCTAACTCCAGCAACGACACCGGTAGTGCCTGTGACAAATCCTACTACAACACCAGTAACATACCCTATGAACCCTCCTATGACCAACCCTGTAAGTACCTATCCATTTACACCACCGGTGAGTACACCTTCTATAACACCACCAGTCACTGTGCCAAGCACAGTCCCCATCACACCAGCAGTAACAGGGCAGACATGGTGTGTGGCCAAGACCGGAACCACGGATGCCGCACTCCAGCTTGCACTGGATTATGCTTGTGGAATTGGAGGTGCGGACTGCACAGCAATTCAGTCAACAGGAAGCTGCTTCAATCCAGATAGCCTTCAGGCTCATGCTTCATATGCCTTTAACAGCTACTATCAGAAGAATCCTGTGGGAACAAGCTGTGATTTTGGAGGAACAGCCATGCTGGTCACTGTTAATCCAA GCTCAGCAACTTGCATttatccatcatcatcatcatcgtcatcaag TTCTATTCCTAGTTACAATCCTGCATCCAGCAGCTCAGGTTCAAccccaggttcaggttcaggttcatctGTGCTGAATGCGAACAACCCCGCTGGCTCCAATTCCGTATTTGGTTCAAACAACCCAACAGGCACTGTCAGCAGTGCACTCTGTCTAACTGTTACTTGGACCTTCTTACTGGTTTTGCTTACGGTAACCTGTATCAGTCACACCATCGTGTAG
- the LOC135626363 gene encoding uncharacterized protein LOC135626363 isoform X3, with protein sequence MAGGVLAKSCFFTILLGLHTVCSSVMKIFKNDSVRRRIVGLFIGISHLRQHGQKTLDWQEQLFPPLHRELLNHGRELVTAPKVTLHDTLNPITNPFTSPITIPSTNPTPAVVTVPSTNPITVFPTNPTMSPVTIPPMNPVSTPITVPATNPFLTPATTPVVPVTNPTTTPVTYPMNPPMTNPVSTYPFTPPVSTPSITPPVTVPSTVPITPAVTGQTWCVAKTGTTDAALQLALDYACGIGGADCTAIQSTGSCFNPDSLQAHASYAFNSYYQKNPVGTSCDFGGTAMLVTVNPSSATCIYPSSSSSSSSSIPSYNPASSSSGSTPGSGSGSSVLNANNPAGSNSVFGSNNPTGTVSSALCLTVTWTFLLVLLTVTCISHTIV encoded by the exons ATGGCTGGAGGTGTTTTAGCTAAGAGCTGCTTCTTCACCATCCTTCTTGGACTCCACACTGTTTGCTCTTCAG tgatgaagatcttcaagaatGATTCTGTGCGAAGAAGGATTGTCGGGCTATTCATTGGCATATCGCATCTTAGGCAACATGGACAGAAGACATTAGATTGGCAAGAGCAACTGTTCCCTCCCTTGCATAGAGAACTCCTGAACCATGGCCGAGAACTTGTCACTGCACCCAAAGTGACACTCCATGATACCTTAAATCCCATAACAAATCCTTTCACATCACCGATTACAATCCCTTCCACAAACCCAACACCTGCAGTAGTCACTGTACCTTCCACCAATCCGATCACAGTTTTCCCCACAAATCCAACCATGTCACCGGTCACCATTCCACCTATGAATCCAGTAAGCACACCAATCACAGTCCCTGCAACAAATCCTTTCCTAACTCCAGCAACGACACCGGTAGTGCCTGTGACAAATCCTACTACAACACCAGTAACATACCCTATGAACCCTCCTATGACCAACCCTGTAAGTACCTATCCATTTACACCACCGGTGAGTACACCTTCTATAACACCACCAGTCACTGTGCCAAGCACAGTCCCCATCACACCAGCAGTAACAGGGCAGACATGGTGTGTGGCCAAGACCGGAACCACGGATGCCGCACTCCAGCTTGCACTGGATTATGCTTGTGGAATTGGAGGTGCGGACTGCACAGCAATTCAGTCAACAGGAAGCTGCTTCAATCCAGATAGCCTTCAGGCTCATGCTTCATATGCCTTTAACAGCTACTATCAGAAGAATCCTGTGGGAACAAGCTGTGATTTTGGAGGAACAGCCATGCTGGTCACTGTTAATCCAA GCTCAGCAACTTGCATttatccatcatcatcatcatcgtcatcaag TTCTATTCCTAGTTACAATCCTGCATCCAGCAGCTCAGGTTCAAccccaggttcaggttcaggttcatctGTGCTGAATGCGAACAACCCCGCTGGCTCCAATTCCGTATTTGGTTCAAACAACCCAACAGGCACTGTCAGCAGTGCACTCTGTCTAACTGTTACTTGGACCTTCTTACTGGTTTTGCTTACGGTAACCTGTATCAGTCACACCATCGTGTAG
- the LOC135626363 gene encoding glucan endo-1,3-beta-glucosidase 3-like isoform X2 translates to MHLCVNQFEEKKLLKLKVTASSWLKTHILGALPKLNIDSIMVSISGHHSLLSTLASINASRKTFGVESSMRISVMFSLSNLKTLHRTHPKTLHRLMHILKNLESPIVVEALVDGEQSSGEDFVQSTIERAFSACTDLAYLDVPIILIVRSSVTPSEVEIGKFFDTVMKIFKNDSVRRRIVGLFIGISHLRQHGQKTLDWQEQLFPPLHRELLNHGRELVTAPKVTLHDTLNPITNPFTSPITIPSTNPTPAVVTVPSTNPITVFPTNPTMSPVTIPPMNPVSTPITVPATNPFLTPATTPVVPVTNPTTTPVTYPMNPPMTNPVSTYPFTPPVSTPSITPPVTVPSTVPITPAVTGQTWCVAKTGTTDAALQLALDYACGIGGADCTAIQSTGSCFNPDSLQAHASYAFNSYYQKNPVGTSCDFGGTAMLVTVNPSSATCIYPSSSSSSSSSIPSYNPASSSSGSTPGSGSGSSVLNANNPAGSNSVFGSNNPTGTVSSALCLTVTWTFLLVLLTVTCISHTIV, encoded by the exons ATGCATCTTTGTGTAAACCAATTCGAAGAGAAGAAACTACTCAAATTGAAAGTCACAGCAAGCTCATGGCTTAAAACTCATATCTTAGGGGCTCTCCCAAAGCTGAACATCGATAGCATTATGGTAAGCATCAGTGGACACCATTCACTCCTTTCCACCTTGGCCTCAATCAATGCTTCTCGCAAGACCTTTGGTGTTGAGAGTAGTATGAGGATCTCAGTCATGTTCTCCCTCTCAAACCTCAAGACCTTGCACAGGACACATCCTAAGACCCTTCACAGGCTGATGCATATTTTGAAGAATTTGGAGTCTCCTATAGTAGTAGAAGCTCTCGTAGATGGAGAGCAGAGCTCAGGAGAGGACTTTGTTCAATCGACTATCGAGAGGGCTTTCTCTGCTTGCACTGATTTGGCTTACCTTGATGTCCCTATCATTCTAATTGTGAGAAGCTCTGTAACCCCTAGTGAAGTTGAAATAGGTAAATTTTTTGATACAgtgatgaagatcttcaagaatGATTCTGTGCGAAGAAGGATTGTCGGGCTATTCATTGGCATATCGCATCTTAGGCAACATGGACAGAAGACATTAGATTGGCAAGAGCAACTGTTCCCTCCCTTGCATAGAGAACTCCTGAACCATGGCCGAGAACTTGTCACTGCACCCAAAGTGACACTCCATGATACCTTAAATCCCATAACAAATCCTTTCACATCACCGATTACAATCCCTTCCACAAACCCAACACCTGCAGTAGTCACTGTACCTTCCACCAATCCGATCACAGTTTTCCCCACAAATCCAACCATGTCACCGGTCACCATTCCACCTATGAATCCAGTAAGCACACCAATCACAGTCCCTGCAACAAATCCTTTCCTAACTCCAGCAACGACACCGGTAGTGCCTGTGACAAATCCTACTACAACACCAGTAACATACCCTATGAACCCTCCTATGACCAACCCTGTAAGTACCTATCCATTTACACCACCGGTGAGTACACCTTCTATAACACCACCAGTCACTGTGCCAAGCACAGTCCCCATCACACCAGCAGTAACAGGGCAGACATGGTGTGTGGCCAAGACCGGAACCACGGATGCCGCACTCCAGCTTGCACTGGATTATGCTTGTGGAATTGGAGGTGCGGACTGCACAGCAATTCAGTCAACAGGAAGCTGCTTCAATCCAGATAGCCTTCAGGCTCATGCTTCATATGCCTTTAACAGCTACTATCAGAAGAATCCTGTGGGAACAAGCTGTGATTTTGGAGGAACAGCCATGCTGGTCACTGTTAATCCAA GCTCAGCAACTTGCATttatccatcatcatcatcatcgtcatcaag TTCTATTCCTAGTTACAATCCTGCATCCAGCAGCTCAGGTTCAAccccaggttcaggttcaggttcatctGTGCTGAATGCGAACAACCCCGCTGGCTCCAATTCCGTATTTGGTTCAAACAACCCAACAGGCACTGTCAGCAGTGCACTCTGTCTAACTGTTACTTGGACCTTCTTACTGGTTTTGCTTACGGTAACCTGTATCAGTCACACCATCGTGTAG